TTACCCCGGAGGGAAACCACAAGGGGGACAATAGCGTATCGGAAAAATCGCGAGTTGGGAAAACCATCTACCCACGACTGAGCGGCAAGACGCAACATTGTGAATGAGGAGCAAGGCTAAACTGCTTTAAGGGTAGTCCGAGGCGGGATACTCGACCCGGCGGCGCAGGATGGTTGTATTCGCCGTATGTCATAGCGGAATGTGACAGGTAAACACAGACCGCACGATACTTATGACAGCCAGCCGCAGTAAGCGGAAAAGGACGAAAACCCACTACCGACATCACAATACGCTTATCCCAAAGTGTCTAACTGGAGATTGCCTAAACCGGAACGCCGGAACTATCCGGCTATGCGTAATGCCGCAAGGCGATAAATTTCAAGGGGTAAAAACCCAAGAAAGATGACGCTGAATATCCGGCATGGCAACGGAGCCTCCGTAGTAGTCCGAGGGCGGGAAAGCCGTCTACATGGCGAAGGGAGGCAGGATGTCAACCAATTCATAAAAAGGAAAGGTGCGTGAGGCATTATGAGAAGTCCTGAAAATGTGTTGGAAAGCCTAAAATCCAAGGCGTGTAACAAGAGTTACAAGTACGAGCGGTTATACCGCAACCTGTACAATCCACAATTCTATCTGCTGGCATATCAGCGGATACAGGCGAAACCAGGCAACATGACAGCCGGAACAGACGGCAAAACCATTGACGGAATGGGAATGGCAAGGATAAACGCCCTCATTGAAAAGATGCGGGATTTTAGTTATCAGCCTAACCCGGCAAGGAGAACGTATATCCCGAAATCCAATGGGAAAATGCGTCCTCTGGGGATACCGTCATTCGACGATAAACTGATACAGGAGGTGGTGCGGCTCATCTTGGAGAGTATTTATGAGCCAACCTTTAGCGACTATTCCCACGGTTTCCGTATAAACAGAAGCTGTCATACGGCACTCAAATATGTGCAGAAATATTTTACGGGGACAAAGTGGTTCGTTGAGGGGGATATAAAGGGCTGTTTTGACAACGTAGACCATCATGTGTTGATTGCTATTTTGCGAAAGCGGATTGCAGATGAATATTTCATCGGTCTGCTCTGGAAGTTCTTGAAAGCTGGATATATGGAGGATTGGAATTACCACAATACTTATTCCGGAACTCCGCAAGGCTCCATCATCAGCCCTATCCTGGCAAACATCTACATGAACGAACTGGACAGTTATATGGCAGAGTATGCAGAGAAATTCAACGGCGGAAACCGCCGTAAAATCAATCCTGCGTTCAAGAAGAAATTGGATGTCTGCCGAGGAAAAGAACAAAGGCTTAAAAGAAATATCTCTAAAATGAGCGTGGAAGAAAAAGAGGGCTTAATTGCAGAAATCCGGGAACTTCGGCGTAGTCTGAAATCTATACCGTATAGCGACCAGATGGACGATAGCTATAAACGGCTTTGCTATATCCGATACGCCGATGATTTCTTAATCGGAGTTATCGGCAGCAAAGAGGACGCAGAACAGATTAAACAAGATGTAGGCTACTTTATCCGGGACAAACTCCATCTGGAAATGTCCGAGGAAAAGACATTGATTACTCATGGACACGACGCTGCGAAGTTCTTGGGATATGAGGTCACAATCGCCAAAGGCGAACACAACAAAAAGACCAAAACCGGGGCTACCAGACGGGTAAACAATGGAAAAGTCTTACTTTATGTTCCCCATGATAAGTGGGTAAAACGATTGTTCTCCTACAATGCCCTCAAGATTAAATATGACAAACAAAATGGAAACAAAGAGGTTTGGGAGCCTGTCCGGCGCACTCGCCTGTTGCACTTGGACGATTTGGAAATCCTAAACCAATACAACGCAGAAATCCGTGGATTGTATAACTACTACCGACTTGCAAACAACGTGTCTGTACTCAATAACTTCTACTATGTAATGAGATACAGTATGCTCAAAACCTTTGCTGGAAAATATCGGACACGAATCAGCAGAATTATCCGCAAGTACCGTCAAGGAAAAGATTTTGTTGTGGAATATCCGAAGAAAAACGGCAAGGTCGGAAAGGTATTGTTTTACAATAATGGGTTCCGCCGGGACACTAAAGTAGAAAGCGGAAATCCTGATATAGTAGCAAGAATTTTTGAGAATTATGGGCGTAATAGCCTTATAAAAAGACTGCAAGCAAACAGGTGTGAGTGGTGTGGCGCAGAGAATGTGCCGCTTGAAATACACCATATACGAAAACTCAAAGATTTAAGTGGCAGAAAACAATGGGAAATCGCCATGATTGGGCGTAAGCGCAAGACAATGGCACTCTGCATTGACTGTCACGATAAGTTACACGCAGGAAAGTTAGACTGACATCTGGAGAGCCGGATACATCGAGAGGTGTAAGTCCGGTTCGGAGGGGAGTTCTCGGAAACCTGCCATAGTGATATGGTAAGGCGCCGGGTTCTTACCCTACTAACCGTGAGCCTTGCACCGATCCCGTTTTCCACAATGGCAAACCGGGAATGGGGACAAATGGGAACCGGGTATCTGCGTTCCCTTTTTGCCCTGGGCTTTCAGGGGTTTTTGATCCTGATCTGTGTTGCCATTTATGCAGTGCTGGTCCAGTCTATCCCATCGTCCGGCGACGTGCACGGCGCGATCTGGGGAACGGCGGGTTATACGGTACTGCTGGCTTTTGCCCTGTTTAAGACAGGTTCGTTATCCAAATCCATATTTAATGCAAGATAGCATGAACAAAACCAATTCTAAAAAGGAGGATTTTATATATGAGTAAAACCAATACAGAAAAAATGGCGCCGGAGACACAGACGCCGGAAATGGCAAACGGCATGAAGCTGGATGTCCGCGTGCGTCCGATTGCCCCAATGGGAAACCTGCTGGCGTTTGCCAATGTTACGATTGGCGGATGCTTTAAGATTGACGGCTTCCGTATCTGTTCCAGTGAAAAGGGGCTGTATGTCAATATGCCCGCAACCCAGGATAAGGGAGGCAACTGGAAAGATGTCTGCTGGCCGGTTACGGCAGAGTTCCGCAAGCAGCTCAACGATGCCTTAATCGATGGGTACGGGCAGGCTATTGAAAATTTGCAGGCAACTCTTGAAGCGACAAAGGGAGCAGCGGAAAAACCTTCCCTGACCGGTGCATTGAAAGAAAATGCCGGTAAGGTCAAAGAACAGCCGGCCAAACCGGCCACATCTAAGAATGAGCAGGCTCGCTAATGCCGGAAACGAAACAGTACGGCATTATCTATGCCGATCCGCCCTGGCATTATGACAGGAAACATGGAAGCGGCGTTGCGGAAAACCATTACCCCACAATGAGCATTGAAGAAATCTGTGCCCTGCCGGTATCGGAACTTGCCGCAAAAGACAGTGCCCTTTTTCTGTGGGCGACCTTCCCGCAGCTCAATGAAGCCTTCCGGGTGATCGATGTCTGGGGATTCAAATATAAAACGCTGGCTTTTCTATGGCTCAAACAGAACCGGAAAGCGGATAGCTGGTTTTATGGCATGGGCTTTTGGACCCGCTCAAACGCGGAGGTCTGCCTGCTGGCAACCAGAGGCCGTCCGAAACGCCAATGTGCGGGAATCCATCAGTTTGTGATCTCCCATATTGAGCAGCACAGCAAGAAACCGGACGAGGTGCGGGATAAGATCGTAAAACTCATGGGCGATCAGCCCAGAGTGGAACTGTTTGCAAGACAAAAGACACCCGGCTGGGATGTATGGGGCAATGAAGTGAACTGTACGCTGACTATACCGGAGCGAAAGGGGTGATTTTGATAGAACAAGATGCAAAGCGGCTGCTTATGGAACGGCTGGACGAGTGTTTGAAGGTTCATGCGGATATGCTGGATGCACAGAACATCGGCAGTATTTACGAGTTACAGGGACTTTCGGAACTCCACTATTATCTGAAGGTTGAGCATGTATTTACTCCGGCGGAAGTAGAGGCGCTTCTTTCTTTTCAGGACCCGTTGGATGTAGCCCGATGGTGTTGGGAAGAAAATAACCATGAACACAGTTTCCCGATCTGCGATCTTCTCAAAGAAATTGATGCAGCGCAAAAATTTGAACATTTCACAAGCGAACCTTCCGCACAGGACAAATATACGCTCCTGATGAAACGGCTGGGACAGAATTACTTTGCTTACAGGGAAAGCCTTATGTCAAGAGATAAGGAATCCTTAATTGAAAAAGCTGCTGAAATTACAGCCATGCAGGAGGCGTATTCCTATCTGACAACAAAGTTTGAGTTCAGGGATGAAATGCTGGATGATGTGCTGGCGCTTGAGAATCCTTTGAAATACTTTGCAGACCGTTGGCTTATGCCGGTTTCAGATGTGTTCGACGTGGATATGGATATTCGGGAAAATATTGCCGGAATCCGAGACAGCCAGGAATACCTGTGTCAGAGAGAGCCGGCTGTTTCTGTCCTGGCACGGCTGCAAAATGCGGCTCAGGAAGTGCGGGAATGTCCGGCTGCGGAGAAAGCGGTACGCGATTTTGGTGCACGCTAATGGACCGGAAACTATATTACGATGGGAGGTGTATAGATGCCTTATGTACCTGTACCAAAGGATTTAACCAAAGTTAAGACCAAGCTGGCCTTCAATCTGACGAAGCGCCAGCTTATTTGTTTCAGCCTTGCCGGGCTTGTCGGCCTTCCGGTGTATTTCTTTACCCGCGGGGCGATC
Above is a window of Oscillospiraceae bacterium NTUH-002-81 DNA encoding:
- a CDS encoding reverse transcriptase domain-containing protein, encoding MRSPENVLESLKSKACNKSYKYERLYRNLYNPQFYLLAYQRIQAKPGNMTAGTDGKTIDGMGMARINALIEKMRDFSYQPNPARRTYIPKSNGKMRPLGIPSFDDKLIQEVVRLILESIYEPTFSDYSHGFRINRSCHTALKYVQKYFTGTKWFVEGDIKGCFDNVDHHVLIAILRKRIADEYFIGLLWKFLKAGYMEDWNYHNTYSGTPQGSIISPILANIYMNELDSYMAEYAEKFNGGNRRKINPAFKKKLDVCRGKEQRLKRNISKMSVEEKEGLIAEIRELRRSLKSIPYSDQMDDSYKRLCYIRYADDFLIGVIGSKEDAEQIKQDVGYFIRDKLHLEMSEEKTLITHGHDAAKFLGYEVTIAKGEHNKKTKTGATRRVNNGKVLLYVPHDKWVKRLFSYNALKIKYDKQNGNKEVWEPVRRTRLLHLDDLEILNQYNAEIRGLYNYYRLANNVSVLNNFYYVMRYSMLKTFAGKYRTRISRIIRKYRQGKDFVVEYPKKNGKVGKVLFYNNGFRRDTKVESGNPDIVARIFENYGRNSLIKRLQANRCEWCGAENVPLEIHHIRKLKDLSGRKQWEIAMIGRKRKTMALCIDCHDKLHAGKLD
- a CDS encoding SpoVG family protein codes for the protein MSKTNTEKMAPETQTPEMANGMKLDVRVRPIAPMGNLLAFANVTIGGCFKIDGFRICSSEKGLYVNMPATQDKGGNWKDVCWPVTAEFRKQLNDALIDGYGQAIENLQATLEATKGAAEKPSLTGALKENAGKVKEQPAKPATSKNEQAR
- a CDS encoding MT-A70 family methyltransferase, whose amino-acid sequence is MPETKQYGIIYADPPWHYDRKHGSGVAENHYPTMSIEEICALPVSELAAKDSALFLWATFPQLNEAFRVIDVWGFKYKTLAFLWLKQNRKADSWFYGMGFWTRSNAEVCLLATRGRPKRQCAGIHQFVISHIEQHSKKPDEVRDKIVKLMGDQPRVELFARQKTPGWDVWGNEVNCTLTIPERKG